Genomic window (Streptomyces sp. TG1A-60):
CAGCCGGACCTTGTCGTCGGCGAGGAGCTTGCGGACGATGTTCTCGCCGGCCAGGACCACGGAGGTGTTGCCGGGGTTGCCGTCCCAGCCCTCCCAGGTGGGGGCGTAGAGGACGGTCGTGTACGTGCCGGTCGGCGGGCCGGCGTACGGGCGGATCGGCGCCAGCTGCGGGCGGCCGACCTCGACGATGTCCTTGTCCTCGACGCCGACCTCGGCGAGCGCGTACCGCTCGCGTGCGGCGGGACCGGCGACCCACACCTCGTCGTACGCCTTCGCGTACGGGTTGCAGGAGGACAGCTTGTCGCTCTCGCCGTGGTTGATGAAGGCGTGCTTGATGGTGGGGATGCGCAGCACCTGGGAGGTCTTCGCGGCGTTGGCCGGGTGCAGCATCATCTTCAGCGTCGAGTTCTCCAGCGAGAACATCGTCGACACCTTCGGGAAGCAGATGACCGGGACGTCCGTCGCGTCGATCTTCTGCACCATGAAACGCTCACGCAGCACGATCAGCGGCTTCTCCAGCTGGGAGAGCGTGGAGAGCCACATGTTCGCCTGGTACGCCGAGGTCGTACCGCCGGAGAAGTACATCGCGGTGGTCGGCTGGTACGTCGCCAGCCACTTGTCCAGCCACTCCGTGACCTGCCGCTCGGTCTTCGCCCGTTTCTTCGGCAGCAGCCAGGTCGCCAGGTACGCGGTGCCCAGGACGAGGAGGGTGAGGCCGGCGCCGAGGCCCATGCCGCCCCAGGTGGCGTTCTGCGTGGCCGCGGTGAGGACCAGGCCGGCCGTGACCGGCAGGGAGAACGTCAGCAGCCGGTGGGCCTGGCGGCGGGCCAGGATGCGCGGCGGGGCGGCGCTCAGCCGCAACTCGGAGGCGTCGATGTTGCGGGTGACGATGGGCAGTGTCCGGGTGCGGCGGACCAGCACCGAGACGGCCTGGCAGGTGAAGTGCACCGCGTAGAAGACACAGAGGCCGACCAGGAGGGGGGCCTGCTCGCTCAGCGGGTCGATGCCTTCGATGCGCAGCAGCCCCACCAGGACCAGCATGTCGCGCAGCAACTGGCGCACCAGCGCGTCGAAGCGGACCTTGGCCAGCAGAGCGAGGAGTCCGGGGTCCCGGTACTGCAGGAACGTGTCCAGGACGAGGCCCGCGGCGCTGGCGGCGACGAACACGGGAATGTTCGGCAGCAGCGCGGAGACGATCTGGGCCGTGAAGAGCGCGAACATCGCGAGCAGCGCTGACAGCTGCGCGATGCGGCGGGATGCGAGGCCTGCGGAGGGCACGGGCGGGGCTCCTGCGGAAGGTGCGACGGACGGAGGGGGAACATGAGTCTGGGAGCGGCCTGAGGGAGGCCGATCCCTGACCGTATGACCTAGGGTGCCCGGGGAGCAATCTCCCGAGGGAGTAATGGACAGTACTCGGACATAACGCCCGGAAGTGTGAGAGGTGCTCGGCCTCTCCTCGTCAAGTGCTCAGGAGCGGACCGGCACCGTCCGCCCCTCGAAATGAAGACGCGGCAGCCCGGCCCGCTCACGTAGATTGCGGACTGCACACACCGGGCTGGTTCGGAACATTGGGGATACGGGTGTCAGCGGCTAGACAGGGCGTGGTGGACGCGCACCGGATCGTGGTCAAGGTGGGCTCCTCGTCGCTGACGACGGCGTCCGGCGGCCTCGACGCGGACCGGGTGGACGCTCTGGTGGACGTCCTCGCCAAGGCCCGAAGGGCCTCGGTCGAGGGTCGTGGTGGGAGACGGGCGGGCGGGGGAGAGCGGGAGATCGTGCTGGTCTCGTCCGGCGCCATCGCCGCCGGACTCGCGCCGCTGGGCCTGCGCCGCCGCCCCAAGGACCTCGCCCGCCAGCAGGCAGCCGCCAGTGTCGGCCAGGGCCTGCTGGTGGCCCGCTACACGGCCTCCTGCGCCCGCTACGGCGTCCGGGTCGGGCAGGTGCTCCTCACCTCCGACGACATGAGCCGCCGCTCCCATCACCGCAACGCCTCCCGCACCCTCGACGAACTCCTCGCGATGGGCGCGCTGCCCGTCGTCAACGAGAACGACACCGTTGCCACGGACGAGATCCGCTTCGGCGACAACGACCGGCTCGCCGCCCTCGTCGCCCACCTCGTACGGGCCGACCTGCTGGTCCTGCTGTCGGACGTGGACGGCCTGTACGACGGCGACCCCAGCAGGCCGGGCACGTCGCGGATGGCGGAGGTACGGGGCCCCGAGGACCTCGCGCACGTGGAGATCGGCAGCGCCGGCAAGGCGGGTGTCGGCACCGGCGGCATGGTCACCAAGGTCGAGGCGGCCGGGATCGCCACCGGAGCGGGCATCCCCGTGGTCCTGACCAGCGCCGTCCACGCGGCCGACGCCCTGGCCGGCCGCGACACCGGCACGTACTTCCACCCCACCGGCAGGCGCTCCGCCCACCGGCTGCTGTGGCTCCAGCACGCCTCCGCCCCGCAGGGCGCGCTCACCCTCGACGACGGGGCCGTACGCGCGGTCGTCGAGCGCCGCACGTCGCTGCTGCCGGCCGGCATCGCGGCCGTCGAGGGTGACTTCGCCGCGGGCGACCCCGTGGAGCTGCGCGACGGGGCGGGCCGGGCCGTCGCCCGCGGCCTCGTCAACTTCGACGCCAAGGAGATCCCCCAGCTGATCGGCCGATCGACCCGGGAACTGGCGCGCGAGCTGGGTCCCGCGTACGAACGAGAGGTCGTACACAGGGACGATCTCGTCCTCCTGCACCCCTGACCAGCGACCCCTTGGAAGGGCGAAAGCACGGGCCCCGGCGGTGCGCGTTCCGTAAAACCGCCACGCGAAGCCCTTGAGCCTGCTCAACTTTGTCTCAGGGAGATCCCCCACGACCTATTGCGAAGCACGAATCGTTGCGAAGGAGGCCGTCGTGAGACGAGTGCGCCCCGGGACCCCGGCGTCCCGTGGTGGTGGTACCTCCCGTGCGGCCGGCGAGGAACGGGCGCTCACCAGCGTCACCGCTTCGGACACGTACGAGGGCGACAGCGCCGAGAAGCCGCAGGACCTGCCCCGGCTGTGGCACATCACGCTGAGCGTCTCCGGACCCGAGACCCCGCTGAGCGAGGTGCGGCGCGGCCTCGAACAGCTCGCCCACGACCACCCCTTCCTGCTCACCAGCCGCTACGCCGACGACCACGCCGAGATCCGCTACTGGGAGGAGGCCCGCGACCTCCACGACGCCGCCGCCGTCGCCCTGCGCCTGTGGGGCGAGCACCGGCGAACGGCCGGGCTGCCGCCCTGGGAGATCGTCGGTCTGGAGGTCATCGACCGCCAGACGTACCACCAGCGGATCGCCGAGGGATACGGGCCTCCGCCGGCGACACCGGTCGGGGTGCACCCGTTCTGACCGTCCCGGCCGGGGCCCCGGGGGGCGTGTCTCGCGCTGTGGAACAGCCGACGGACGCCCCCGCAGGGCGCACTACCCTTCCCTTATGACCTCGCTCTCACCGTATGACTCCATGACGCCGGTCACCCGGGCCGCCTACCGTGCCAAGGCCGCCGCCGCCGACCTCGCGCCGCTGCCGCGCGCCGACAAGGACGACGCGCTGCTCGCCGTCGCCGACGCGCTGGAGGTCCGCACGAGTGAGATCGTCGAGGCCAACGCCAAGGACATCGAGCGCGCCCGTAAGGCCGGCACCAGCGAGGCGATCGTCGACCGGCTGACGCTGACCCCGGAGCGGGTCCGAGCGATCGCCGCCGACGCCCGCGACGTGGCCGCGCTGCCCGACCCGGTCGGCGAGGTCGTGCGCGGTTCCACCCTCCCGAACGGCATCGACCTGCGTCAGGTCCGCGTCCCGCTCGGCGTCGTCGGCATCATCTACGAGGCCCGCCCGAACGTCACCGTGGACGCCGCCGCCCTCTGCCTGAAGTCCGGCAACGCGGTCCTGCTGCGCGGCTCCTCCTCCGCCTACGAGTCGAACACCGCCCTCGTGCGCGTGCTGCGCGACGCCGTCGGCGGTGCCGGGCTGCCCGCCGACGCCGTCCAGCTGGTCCCCGGCGAGAGCCGCGAGTCCGTCCGCGAGCTGATGCGCGCCCGCGGCCTGGTCGACGTGCTCATCCCGCGCGGCGGCGCCTCCCTGATCCGTACGGTCGTGGAGGAGTCCACCGTCCCGGTGATCGAGACCGGCACGGGCAACTGCCACGTCTACGTCGACGCCGGCGCCGACCTCGACACGGCGGTCGAGATCCTCATCAACTCCAAGGCGCACCGCGTCAGCGTCTGCAACGCTGCCGAGACCCTCCTCGTCCATCAGGACATCGCCCCCGCGTTCCTGCCCCGCGCCCTGGACGCCCTCGCCGACGCCGGGGTCACGGTCCACGCCGACGAGCGCGTGCTCGCGTTCGCCAAGGAGAGCCGGGCCACGGTCGTCGAGGCCACCACGGACGACTGGGAGACCGAGTACCTGTCGTACGACATCGCCGCCGCCGTCGTCGACTCGCTCGACCGGGCCGTGGAGCACATCCGGCTGTGGAGCTCCGGCCACACCGAGGCGATCGTGACGACCTCCCAGCGGGCCGCCCGCCGCTTCACCCAGCTGGTCGACTCCACGACGGTCGCCGTCAACGCCTCGACCCGCTTCACCGACGGCGGTCAGTTCGGCTTCGGCGCCGAGATCGGCATCTCCACCCAGAAGCTGCACGCCCGCGGCCCGATGGGCCTGCCCGAGCTGACTTCGACGAAGTACATCCTTACGGGTGACGGCCATGTGCGCGGCACGGGCAATATCGGCTGACGGCGTTTTCGTACTCGCCCGAGCCAGGGCGAGCCGGCCGCAGGGCATGTGGTGACAGGGCGTGGCAGCGAGAAGCTCTGGCGACTCGTGAAGCGCTGAATCCCCTTTGTCGGCGGATGCGTTGATGTCGGGGATTCCCTGGACGTGAGTTCAGGGAGAGTGCCAATCTGGATCCGTGCCGGACGAACCGGATAACCAATCACCGATCCACGAGGGCGATCAGCCCGACGATCGAAGCCGCGGGGGCGCGGACGAAGAGTTCGCCTCCGTGGTCTTCGACGAGGACTTCGTACGGGCGGCCGTGGTCCATGAGCCGACCGCGGTCGAGCGCCTGCTCGCGGCGGCGGAGGCCCGTGCCGCGGCCCAGGAGGCCGAGGCGCGCCGGGCGCACTCCAGAGGCACCCGCGACGACGACCACTACGACGACCGCTTCGGGCGCGGCGGCCCCGATGCCGGGCACGGTCGTGATGACCTACCGGACGATCTCGACGACACCGAGATCCTGGAGGGCCGCTACGGCGCCGACGGGCCGTGCGGCAGGCAGACCCGCTGGCACCGGCCCGTCGCCTGGGTCCTCGCCCTCGTCATGGGCATAGGCATGGTCGCACTGGCCTTCACCGCGGTCTACCGGGGCGCCTCCTCCTCCGGGCGGGGCGAGCAGTTCCCACCCGCCACCACCGGCGTCGAGCAGGGCACCCCCACGGGCCCCTCGGCCTCCGCGGACTACTCCCGGCCGGCGGTCTCGGCGGAGCCCCGCACACCCTGAGAGGGGCCCGAAGGGCCTGGTCGCACGGTTCGAAAGCTGTTCGAAAACCTGGTGAGGACCTGTCAGAACTTGTCGTGTTCCACGGCGTTTACCGAGGCCGCCGGAGACCTACTCTGAAGGTATGGGCGGGCCTGGCAACCCACCTGAGGGTGCTCCCGAGGGCGCCCCCGGCGGTGGAGAGGACGAGTACCGATCCGTCGTCTTCGACGAATCGTTCGTCCGCGCTGCCCGCCTCCAGGAGTTCTCCGCGCGGGAGCGCCTCTCCGATCACGCCCCGGCAGTGCGCCGCCGCTCGCCCCTGCGCCGCGGCCTCTCCCGGCAGGCCCTGCTCCTCGTCCTGCTGATCGCCCTCGCCTTCGGCACCGCGATCTACATGGGCGTCCGCCACCCGTACGACATCCCGGCCGCGAAGCCCGCCGAGCCGCTCCGGATGACGGTCATCCCGCTCTCCCCGCAGTCCGCGGTGCCCGGCGCCGACGAGCCCGAGAAGCTGTACGAGCACAGCCCGGCGGCCCAGTTCCGCATCGGCGCCGACGGCATCACGATGCCGGCCACCCGGCGCACCGAGCACTTCACCGACAGCCAGGTCGTGTCCGCGCTGGCCATCGCCAAGGAGTACCTGGTCGCCTCCGCGCTCGACCCGGAGGTGCTCGGCGGAGGCACCGTCCAGCCCGTGCGGCGGCTGCTCGACTCGGACCAGCTCGACCAGTTCGAGCAGAGTTTCGACCGCCCGGCGGCCGACGGGCGGCACGCACCCACCGGCTGGCTGGTCCGCTTCGACCCCTCCCGCGCGGAACTCGCCGACCGGAAGATCCGTGTCCAGGGCACACTCCAGGCCGCCGAGTTCGACTCAGGCACCCTGGAGGTCGTCGCCGCCCACACCTTCGTGTACGCGCTGCGCCCGCCGGGCGGTGAGACCGGCGCCGAGGCCTCGCTGTTCACCGTCCGGCGCGAGCTGCACTTCCGCTTCGACCAGGACGACCTGCGCACCCACCAGGCCGAGCTCGTCGTCTCCTACGTCCAGGCCGGGCCCCTGGCCTGCGCCGACGACGCCACGAACCACCTCCGCCCGCTCCTCGCCGGCCAGACCGCCGAGGCGGACACCCCCTCCGCCGCCACCGACCCCTACAGCACGGACGCCGCCACCGCCCTCTGCGGCTCTCTCGCCCAGAGCGCCCAGCCGAAGGTGTGACGCGGCGGCCCCTGACGGCCGCCCGGCGGGGAGACCGGAGGGTCCCGTCCGGGGGCGGGTGGAAGGGGCTGGCAGGAGGCTCTTCGGGCACGGCGAAAGCCCCTGTAGCGCCTCCCCACGCTCGACTCGCTCGCGCGGGAGGGGCCCTCATCGAGGGCCCCTCCCGCGCCTTGCGACGCACGGCACCAGACCACGCGACCTTATCGGGCGCTCATAGTGCAAACCCCTTGGAGCCGGGCGCTTCTCGCGTCAGTGGCGGTCGCCGGGTGTCACTCCTCGTCCGGGCGCCTGTCCCTGGCGGTGTCGGTGCCGCCGCCGGAACCGGGGTTGTTGCCGGTCCCCGAGCCGCTGCCGCCGCCTGCGAAGCCGCCGAATCCCCGGCGCACCCGGCCGCCGAGATCGCCCGCGCCGCCCGCGATGTCGGTGACCAGCTTCATCAGCGGGTCCTTGGAGTTCTTGACGCCGGTCGTGTAGTGCGCGGCCGACTCACGGAAGGAGCCGGTCACCGAGGTGTCCTTGTCCTCGCCACGCCGCGGGTAGTGCCCGTCCATGATCCGCTGGAAGTCACGGGACTCGGCCCACTTCTTCAGCTCGGCCGCGCGCACCGTGGTGAAGGGGTGCGAGCGGGGCAGCACGTTGAGGATCTTGAGGACGGAGTCGCGCAGGTCGCCGCCGGCCTCGTACTCCTCGGCCTGCGCGAGGAACGCGTCCACGTTCATCTCGTGCAGATGGTTGCCGCCCGCGATCTTCATCAGCCCGCGCATAGAAGCCTGCAGATCCTGACCGACCAGCAGGCCGGCCCGGTCCGAGGAGAGCTCCGACTTGCGGAACCACTCGCGCAGCGCGGTCACGATCGCCATGATCGCGATGTTCCCCAGCGGGATCCAGGCGACCTTCAGCGCGAGGCTCGTCAGGAAGAGCAGGATCGTGCGGTACACCGCGTGGCCGGAGAGCGCGTGGCCCACCTCGTGACCGACGACCGCCCGCATCTCCTCCTCGTCGAGCAGTTCGACGAGCCCGGTGGTCACGACGATGATCGGCTCGTCCAGGCCGATGCACATCGCGTTCGGCTGCGGGTCCTGGTTCACGTACAGCGGCGGGACCTTCTCCAGGTCCAGGATGTAACACGCGTCCCGCAGCATGTCGTTGAGGTGCGCGAACTGCTGGTCCGAGACCCGTACGGAGTCGGACAGGAACAGCAGCCTCAGGCTGCGTTCCGGCAGCAGCCCGCTCAGTGCCTTGAACACCGTGTCGAAGCCGCTGAGCTTGCGCAGCGCCACCAGCGCCGAGCGGTCCGCGGGATGTTCGTACGCCCGCGAGGAGATTCCCTCGAAGCGCCTGCGCTGCCTGCTCGGCACGTTCTCGTGCCCGTTCTGCTCGTGGCTGTCGTCCGGCATGTTTCCCCCATGCGTCTGAGTGCCCATGTTGCCCCCGAAGCGAGGTCCAGCCTAGGCGGAGTTACCGTGACAGGGCAGCAACCGTAAGGAGCGATCTCATGGGACAGCTCCCCGACCTGCCGGCGTCCGCCTGGTTCACCGAGGCCGCGGGGGTGGCAGCGAAGGAACAGGGCGCGGGAAATCTGCTGCGTGTCGTGCTGATCGTGATGGTCCTGGGGTCCGTCCTGGTGGCCTGGTTCCTCCTGCGGGGGTACAAGAGGGACGACTGACGGTACGGAGGCGGAGGCATCCTCGTTCACCTCCGGGCGGAGTCGCCGTGATCGCGGCGGAGGCCCCCGCTTACGATGGGCGGGTCTTCATCCCGATCCCACACCCGGATAGGTCACGCCGACGATGAGCTTCCACAGCACCGCTGCCGACTTGGTCACTCTCGCCGCCGAGGGCGGGGAGCACAGCGGCAACCACGAGAGCCTCAGCCCCTACCTGACCGGCGGCGGAGCCTTCGTCGCCCTGATGCTGCTGCTGTGGATCACCACCCGCTTCAACCGGGACCGCTGAGTCCCAATCCCCGTAAAAGGTCGTTCGAACAGGGCGCGTCGACCGGGCCGGTAGGCTCTCCACGCATGGGAGAGCAGGAATCGCCTACCGGTCCGGAACACGACAAGGCCGAGGACCAGGCGCACGACACCACGGACGGCCGGGCCGACGGCACCGCCTGCGTGCCGGGAAACCGCAGGTCGGAGC
Coding sequences:
- the proB gene encoding glutamate 5-kinase, whose product is MSAARQGVVDAHRIVVKVGSSSLTTASGGLDADRVDALVDVLAKARRASVEGRGGRRAGGGEREIVLVSSGAIAAGLAPLGLRRRPKDLARQQAAASVGQGLLVARYTASCARYGVRVGQVLLTSDDMSRRSHHRNASRTLDELLAMGALPVVNENDTVATDEIRFGDNDRLAALVAHLVRADLLVLLSDVDGLYDGDPSRPGTSRMAEVRGPEDLAHVEIGSAGKAGVGTGGMVTKVEAAGIATGAGIPVVLTSAVHAADALAGRDTGTYFHPTGRRSAHRLLWLQHASAPQGALTLDDGAVRAVVERRTSLLPAGIAAVEGDFAAGDPVELRDGAGRAVARGLVNFDAKEIPQLIGRSTRELARELGPAYEREVVHRDDLVLLHP
- a CDS encoding glutamate-5-semialdehyde dehydrogenase codes for the protein MTSLSPYDSMTPVTRAAYRAKAAAADLAPLPRADKDDALLAVADALEVRTSEIVEANAKDIERARKAGTSEAIVDRLTLTPERVRAIAADARDVAALPDPVGEVVRGSTLPNGIDLRQVRVPLGVVGIIYEARPNVTVDAAALCLKSGNAVLLRGSSSAYESNTALVRVLRDAVGGAGLPADAVQLVPGESRESVRELMRARGLVDVLIPRGGASLIRTVVEESTVPVIETGTGNCHVYVDAGADLDTAVEILINSKAHRVSVCNAAETLLVHQDIAPAFLPRALDALADAGVTVHADERVLAFAKESRATVVEATTDDWETEYLSYDIAAAVVDSLDRAVEHIRLWSSGHTEAIVTTSQRAARRFTQLVDSTTVAVNASTRFTDGGQFGFGAEIGISTQKLHARGPMGLPELTSTKYILTGDGHVRGTGNIG
- a CDS encoding M48 family metallopeptidase, whose translation is MPDDSHEQNGHENVPSRQRRRFEGISSRAYEHPADRSALVALRKLSGFDTVFKALSGLLPERSLRLLFLSDSVRVSDQQFAHLNDMLRDACYILDLEKVPPLYVNQDPQPNAMCIGLDEPIIVVTTGLVELLDEEEMRAVVGHEVGHALSGHAVYRTILLFLTSLALKVAWIPLGNIAIMAIVTALREWFRKSELSSDRAGLLVGQDLQASMRGLMKIAGGNHLHEMNVDAFLAQAEEYEAGGDLRDSVLKILNVLPRSHPFTTVRAAELKKWAESRDFQRIMDGHYPRRGEDKDTSVTGSFRESAAHYTTGVKNSKDPLMKLVTDIAGGAGDLGGRVRRGFGGFAGGGSGSGTGNNPGSGGGTDTARDRRPDEE